The genomic window GAAGCCACTTTCTGTAACTTCACCGTCTTGCCATACAACTTCTAATTCAATATCTTCTTCAGCATTGAATGCATTTACCGTAATATCGTAACGTTGCTCGTCACGGTCGTATGCTACATCAATTTCTTCAATCTCTGCGTCTGGATACTCTGCCTCTAACATCGTTACAGCTTCTTCAAGACCCATTTGTACATCACTTGCTTCAACATCTGCTGCTTCTTCTTCCATAGCAGACTCTTCAGCAACTTCAGATGTTTCTTCTTCAGTTGTCTCAACGACTTCACTAGTTTCTTCTTCGCTACTTACATCCTCAGCATAGGCAAGAGGTGCAACACTTACTAATAACGAAGCACTTAAACTAACTAATAACATTTGACGTAATGATTTTTTCATAATTAATCCTCCTCAGGAATGACCTTTGAAACATTTCGTCTGACATAACCCTATTATATAAAAACGCTCTCTATATGTAAAATAATTGAACTCAGAAAAGAAAACATTTTTATAGAAACCACTAGCTTACCTATTAAGACAATATTTCATATAAAATATTTTCATTAATATTTCTATATATTTAATACTAATAAACGCTTTTGTTGCTACAACTTACTTTAAGGTTTAAAATCAAACTAACAAAGAAAGGGGTATTAAAATGGTTCAAACATTTAAATTAGATGATAGTGAGCAAGCAAAATTTCTCATCTTCCATTCCGACTCCCATCAAGATGAACAGGACTATGTCAATCAATTCAACTTACCTAATGATGTATTTGCTCTCGATGATATTTCTTCCGTCGCGCCAAGGTTTGAAGAAATCCCTTAACAAGATGCGGACAATTCATTAATTGTTGTTTTATCCAACGTCACGAGCCGCAACAAAGATATACCTGTCGAAGACCGACTCGAAACACTGACCTTTATTTTGCAAGATGATATGCTACTCCTTTTTTTAAAGGAAGGATCGACATTCGACCAAAATTTATTACATTAATACAAGGAAAAGTTTGATAGCCTTGCAAGTATCTTAGTCTATGCGGGAATTTTGATGTATTCTAATTTACACGATGAATTGCAACAGCAAAAAGCAGCCATCGATGATTTAAATAACAAAGCCAAAAATTCTACGAGTGGAGATGTCCTTCGAAAAGTAGCTGATACAGAACGGAATCTCGTTATTTTAGAACATACTATTGAAACCTTGGATGAGACGGTAACAGAGTTATTAGCAACTGAAACATTCACTAACAAACTTAACAACTCAGCACTTGAGTACGACCTTAAGTGGTATAACCGTCAAGTCATGAAGCTTGTCCACGTTTACCGTGACTTATTAGATAGTGTCAGCAGTTTATTTTCAGATCTTGTCAGCGACAACTTAAATAAATTAATGAAATTCTTAAACTCGCTCTCACTTGTTCTCGCTTCAGCCAGTTTAATTTCCGAGTTTTGGGGAATTAACGCCGGAGGCTTACCAGGAGAAAATTCTGATTACGGAACACTTGGAGTCCTCATTTTGGTTGTTATCTCAACTGCTTCAATGGCTATCTTCTTAAAGAAAAAAGATTACTTTTAAAAGTCAAACACACCCATGAATCATTTCACGGGTGTGTGTTTGCGTTATTAATAATCAATATCGAATGAAGTATAAATGAACAAACTCTTACCCGCTTCGACACTTTCGCCAATGAGATCTTTAATTTCTTTATGTTGAGAAGCAGTTATTTTATGCGCGTCGGCTAAAAATCGGTAATATCTCCCCTCTCTTAATTCCACATTTTTTATTCATTAAAATACAAACTCTTCTCCAAATAATCATTAGGATATTTCTTCAACAACCGCTTAAAGAACTGACGTAATTGACGCGAAGTTATTTCATTTGCTTGATACCTTGCGATATTTTTTTGATACGTCGCTGTCTCTTTGCTCGTTGCCTGCTTATTGAAGTAACCCCAAATATGTTGTGCTGCATTCACTTCTGCGCCCACATTCTCTGACATCACCTCAGCCTCTTCCAGCAGTTGAATGAACAGCAGAAAATTAACATGTTGCTTATCTTTTAAAACATCCCGTATCTTCTGATAGATCCCAGCAGACTTAGCCAGAACGGAATACTTCCGCTTCGCCCACAGTTTCTCCGCAGCAGCCACATCTTGGTCCAAGTATACTTGAATCTTTTCAGCAGACCGATTCTTGTCTTTAACTTCTAACATAATATCGAGAGGATACATATCAGGAAGCTGCTTTAGAAAAGCGATAAAAGGTTGGATCGCTATCGTTTGGGAATGAGCTCCAGCTTTTTTTACCGGGGCTTGTTGGCTATAGTGAATTTTCTGACGACCATCTGCTTCTTGAAATGTTTGCCCTGCTACTTGAATATACTCAGCCATGGGTGTTGGGTCGTCGGGCCGGCGAACTTCATGATGCAAATTATCGAAAATGACGGGCAATCCAGTTTGTTCACTAATAGTCAAAACATCATGAATACTATATAAACGCTCATCGTTTTCAATGACTAAGTGCGCGCGTACGCGTTTTGACAACTGATTAGCTTGATCAATAAAGCGTGCCATGGCGGCTTCTTTATCACCATACACCCCACCAATATGGATAATGATTTTGTTTGCCTGATTGCCTCCAAGTAGTTCAAGAACCTCAGCATGGTACTCCAAATCGTCAATCGCTCGATCGACTACATTCATATCCATGGAATTCAAGACCGTATATTGCCCTGGATGCATTGATATACGTAACTGAGTTGATTGTATTTTGTCTTTAATACGATTGAACGTTGATTCAAAATACTCTTTCCAATCCAGGTCCACACCCTCTTTAGGCTTCGTCGCAAAAGGAATGAGGTCACTCGATAAACGTAGTAAACCGATTCCGTGATCGACTGTATAAGCAATCATCTCTTCCAATGTCGCCAGATTCCACTCAATCAATTCAATCCATTTGTCATGTGTTAAATTATCAAAACGACACGTCTTGAATCCTTGGCTAATATCGGGATTCAAACACGCGTAGCCGATTCTTACATCTTGATTCATAAGCGACTCCTTTGTCTTTTGATTTATCATACTAAAAATAAAAAGAAAGATTGCATAAAATGCTCTCTTTCTTTCGATTTAACCTATTTGTTATTATCTGTATCTAAGCGCAACTCGCCGTCTTCCATGTAATAAACTTTATCACAATGCTTGATTAAACGCTCATCATGGGTAACCATAATCGTTGCTTTTTTCTGTTCCTTTGTTTGTTTGGCCAATATTTCAACCACTTCAAACGCACGACTCGAGTCCAAACTAGCTGTTGGCTCATCGGCTAAAATCACTGACGGATCATGGAACAAGGCACGCGCAATCGCTACACGTTGGCGTTCTCCACCTGAAAGGTCGCTCGGATATTTATCCCGTAAGTCCGTAATATCTAATTGTTCTAATAAGGAATCCACTCGATCTTTTTCGAATGCCTTTTTTTCGATTTTATTCACAAGACGCAACTGATCCTCAACTGTTAGGAAAGGTATTAAGTTAGATGCTTGTAGGATAAAGCCGATTTCTTTAAAGCGTAGCTTCGTTCGTTTCTTATCATTCTCTTCACTGAACTTGTTGCCATTAATCAAGACTTCCCCTTTACTAGGCGCTTGAAGGCCTCCAATAATCGTTAGAAATGTACTCTTACCTGAACCACTTGGTCCGATAATCGCTACAAATTCTCCCTCTTCAACCGAAAAGTTCGTATCTTTTAAGGCTGTAATCTCTTTACGTCCATCATCGAATGTTTTGGACACATTTTTTACTTCAATTGCTTTCTTCATAGAACCCCTCCTATCCAATCGCTTCTAGCGGATCAATTTTGGCTACCGTTCTTACTGAGAAGAACGCGCCTAATAAGGCAAACAAGACAATTAATACGGTTATAATTAAGATAAAGTACATATTAAAGGCAAATGGCACCGTACTCGGTAACACCATCGCTGTCCCCATTGTAAGCACCAAGCCAATGGCTACACCAATGACTGATAAGATAAATGTCTGGCTCACAACAGATGTCGCAATGTACTTCGTAGAAATACCCTGGGCTTTCATCACCCCAAACATGCTTGATTTTTGTACAGTTAACACATACATGAATATCCCAATCACAACAGCCGCAATAATAATTAAGAAAATAATCATTAAACCAAACGTCAATACTTGGGCTGTGTATCCAGGGATTTCTTCAATATATTCAGAGATTGTTGACAGCTCTAAGTCTTCATTATCCAACTCGACACTATCTAAATCATCATCACGAATAATAAAGGCACTCACACGCCCTTCATCCGAATCATCGATTGCTTCGAACCGCACGTCTTGATATGTTGAAACAGTTGTGTATAGTACTGGAGCGACATTGAATTTCGCGTTGTCGGTAAAACCAACGACTTCAACTTGCTCATCATTTCCCGCAAGATTTAAAACGTCACCAATTTCAATACCAAACTCTTCGTGGATACTAATATCTGCCACAACTTGAAAGTCTTCTTGAAACATCTCACCTTCAACGATATTTGGTGCAATAAATTGCTCTGAATCAATTCCGAAGAATGTCACTGAAATTTTATTCTCTTCTTGTTCAGCTTCAGTCTGATCGTCGCGACTCACAACACTTGCAGTTTGTCCTAGAACGGCTATCTCGTCAGCTTCAATATCATTGATTAAACCTTGTGGCATCATTGACATATTAATATTTGAATTGGCTTCGTCTGCCAATACAATTGCTTGTGCTTCCCATTTATCCACACTTGTTCGGTTATCTTGAGCCAAACCGAAGGCTAAGCCAGTTAAAAAATAAACTAAATAACTCACTAATACTAATACACCGACGATTAATGAAAAACGCGTCTTGGCGTATTTAATTTCTTTCCAAGCTAAAAACATATCTTCACCTCTAATTTTATATTATACTTATCACCTGATAAGTATATCAGTCAATTTTTTCATATGCAAGATATTTTTGGGTATTCACCTAGTAAATTCAACAATTCGATGTATAATACTAAAGAAGGAAGGAGCGAGTATATTGACCTCTAAAGAGATTTCAACGAGACAAATGATTATAGATACTGCCCGTAAAAAATTTATGACCGACGGTTACAAGGCAACTTCAACGCGTCACATCGCAAAAGAAGTAGGGATTACCCAGCCGAATCTCTATTATCATTTTCAAAATAAAGAAACTTTGTACATCTCGGTCCTAGAACAAGTTGGAAACGAAGTAAATAATCAATTGAGTTATATTGCTCATAACAGTGACTTATCTCTACAAGAAAGCCTCAACCTTATGACCAACTACCTCCAAAATAACGATCCCATCGATATTTATACGATGATGAAAGATATGGATTCCGATCTTTCTGCTGAGAGCAAGAGCAAATTGTATACCATCTTCTTGAAAGGCTACCAACAACCTTTTATAGATTTATTTGAGGAAAATATTACAAAACTACGTTCGGATCTTGTTGCTGAACAAATCGCTTCACATTATTTTCTAGTGATTGCCCCCTACATCAGTCCGGATATGCAAACTCATAAATTCGTCTCAACTGAAAATATTATCGATTTATTTTTAAATGGAATTAAAATTTAAAAAAATAGAAGCGCCTGGATATACTCCAAGCGCTTCTTTTTTAATTTAATGCATCAAATTTCGCTTTCATTGTTGGGTTCTTTCGAACTAATTTCTTAACCGTTAAGTCATCCGCTTTATTATTGGCTAATCGCAAGTTGTTTTCGGAAGAGACTAAGGCATCTTTTGTTTTTTGTAGATGCGTAATCGTCTTATCAATTTCATCAATCGCTGTTTTAAATTTCCGACTTGCCAGGTCATAATTTCTAGCGAATGCCGACTTGAATGTATCGAGATCCTCTTCAAAATTTGTTATATCGATATTTTGTTCACGCATCAAAGCTACTTCTTGCTTGTACTCTAGCGAATTCATCGCTGCGTTTCGAAGGAGTGTAATAATCGGGATAAAAAATTGTGGACGAATCACATACATCTTCTCATATTCATACGACACATCAACAATTCCATTATTATAGAGTTCATTATCAGATTCTAACATTGAGACAAGAATCGCATATTCACATTTTTTGTCATTTCGGTTTTTATCTAGTTGCTTAAAAAAATGCTCATTCTTTTTCTTCGTTGCCGTTTCATCGCCTTCATTTTTCATCTCAAACATAATGGAGATAATCTCATTTCCGTACTCATCATGCTCACGATAGATGTAGTCTCCCTTGCTTCCTGATTTAATATCATTATCTTTGCCGAACTGAGCATTTTTGAAAGCTGTCATTCTTAGGCGGTTAAACTCAATCTCACAGTGTTGTTCGAGCGTCTCCCCTACCATCTTCGTGGACTGTTTTGCTTTAAAATCTTTGTAAAAAGCAATCGTCTCGTCTTTCATTTTGATTTCCGTATCAAATTTCTCTTTAAGCGAATTAAGCTCTAACTCGCGTTCTTTTTCTTGAAGTGAAATTCTCGAATTTAATTCCATAAGTGCTTTCTCTTTTGCCGAATTAATTTCTGAAAGTTCTAATTTCTTCTCGTTCTCAATCGCTTGTACGCGCGCGTTGAGTTCCGTCAACTCTTTGTCTTTCGCGGCTAAAGCTTGTTGTAATTCTAATTCTTTATCCTTTTCAAGCGCAGTTGTTTTATTTTTTAATTCCGCAATCTCTTTATCTTTTTCCGACACTTGCTTATCAAACGTATTCTTCGTCTTCTCCTCAACCAGCGCAAGGTTACTTTCGTGTTGAGCATTAATTTGTTCCAGTTTCTCATGAATCTCTTCATTGAATTCCTTTGTTCGAACTTGAGCCAAGATATCTGCGTACCCTGCCTCATCAATTGTAAACAACGTCCCGCAATGTGGACACTTAATTTCATTCATTTATATTCCTCCTGTTTTAAAACCAACCAGTACGCCTATTATACTAAAGTTTGAGTTAGCAATCGACTGGTGAAGCAAGTTGAAACCAACTCGCGACTTATCGCATACCCGTTTGGCGTGAGTTGAGCCAACTTGCGACTTATCCCATGCCCGTTTGGCGTGAGTTGAGCCAACTTGCGACTTATCACATACCCGTTTGGCGTGAGTTGAGCCAACTTGCGACTTATCACACCCCGTTTGGCGTGAGTTGTTATTGTGGTAGTTGTATTTCATAGTACAAATTATTAGTTGCACCGATTTTCTCATAATTCTTGGCAAGTGTTCTATTTATCGTTCTTTCACTCACCATTCCCCCACAAAACTCATACACATTTCGACGGGTCACCATCTCCGGATGATCATAGTACAAGTATCGCAACTGATAAGCGGTTCTAAGTATGGCTTCAGACTTTAACTCATTGGTCCAACACCCTTTACACTCGACATATTTGTAACTCATTTGCACATCAAAACTATCACAGCTTTTACATGTTATCCCTTTTCGTAACTGCTCGAATACTTCCAACGATAGCGACTTAGGTACAAATGGGGTCTGGTCGCGGTGCCTTTCTAAAACTTGATAAACACGATTTAGCGTTTGGTCATACATTGCGAAATGATTGTTCTCGCGGAACTTGCGAATATACCGTTGTAATTGATTCCGCATCACAATATCAAATTCGTTACCACTTTCCAACTTCACATCACTATGTTCATTTATAAACACCATCGCTCCAATCACTTCAATCTCAGAACTCACTTCAGCCGCCATATGGCGAATTCGGTTGACTCGGTGATTCATCTTTGTGACTTGATTGTCACTCATCAAGCGTCCATTGATAAAACATTCGTTATCTTTATATTCAAAGAGGCCTTTATAATTTTTTACTTCAATAACTAGCCACTGATTCTCGGCGATTACAAGCATATCAACCTCCATCCGCTTGCCGTGGTTGAACCAGTAATTTAAATCATAGCGCCAGTACTCACTACCAAACTGTTTAAACCTCTGATAATTCTCCGCCTCACCAACATGCCCTTCATTCAAATTATAGTGTTCTCTTTCCATTTTTTTATCTAAAATCGCCTCACGGATTTTGCATATGTCTAACTGTTGTAATACTTTACTTTTTTTCATTCAGCACCTCCATATATAGATACAAGAAAAATGCTCATTTCCATTAATTTATTTCTAAAAAACTGCAAATAAAAAAGGCCACCACAAAAGTGACCAGTAAATTCATATTATAATTCGACTGACTTAGCCCAATAGTAACCTTGTTGCCAAACGATGCCACGCTCGAAGAGTTTCTCTGAAGCTTCTTGGCTCTCAACGCCTTCGACTATAAATTTTATACCGTGTTTTTGGGCGAGACTTTGCCAGGCATCTAAAAACAAGCCCAGAGTCTCGACATCTAAATTATTAAACGACAGCAATGATAATTTTAAACTTGATATACAGTCAATATTATTCATGACGAGTTCCAAAGTGTTTTGACCAGTCGCTACGTCATCAATACTCACTTTATAACTTAGACCATGGATTTTTTGAATAAATGTCTCCATTTTAAATGAGACACCTTCAACAGCAAAATCAACGGGAACGAGTTTTTCTGTAATCTCAATATGGATTTGCTTAGAATAGTCTTTTAACTGATCCAAATACCTCCATGTTGATTCGTAAATAAATTGTTGCGGATGAATGTTATAGTTAAAGGTATATTGAGGGTACTTCTCACACAAGACCATGAGCTGCCCAGCGTACCAATCAACTAATAAGTGATTTCTCTCTTCACATGAAATATAAAAATCTAGTAAGTCTTCTGGATAGCGGTGGTTCTGGCGAGAACGTAATAATACCTCAAAGTGAGTCATGTCATATTTGCCTTCTGGCAAAACATGAATGATGGGTTGAAATTCTAAGTAAAAATCATTTTTTTGTGTCTCATATTGAATTATCAATCATACACACCTCTATTCAGTTTAGTTTATCCAATGACGATTTGATCTTTTCCATTTTCCTTGGCCGTATAAAGTGCACTATCCGCTCTTTTAAAAGTTGAGGTAAGTTCTTCTTTGCTCGATCGGTGCGCAACACCAATGGATACAGTCACTTCTAATAATTCCCCTTCAGCAGTAGGAATACGCAAATCTCTAATTCGTTTGTGAATATTTTGAGCTAGCTGTGTTACTTTTCCATCACTACAGTCTTCTATCAAAGCGACAAACTCTTCACCGCCGTAACGATAGAAAAATTGTTTTTCCTGTGGCATGCTTGATAAAACCATCGCAATCTCTCGGATGACAGCATCACCCACTAAATGACCATGAATATCATTGAAGCACTTGAAGTCATCAATATCAATGACCAGTAAAGCAAAGCTTCCGTCTATAAATGATAACCTTTCTAAATCCTCACGAAACTTTCGCGAATTATATAAATTGGTTAAATTATCAATTTCAGCTAAATTGAATAAATATTGAATATCTTTCATCACATTGTGAACAATAATAATGGTAACTGTGGCAGTAACCAGAACAATTGAATGGATAATCACGGACTGCATGATTTCATTAAGTAATATAATACTTAATGGGAATGCGATTGCTATATAATAATAAACTAACGTTAACATTTGACCTATACCTGAAAAATGTTTCTTGGACCATTCAAATACACGCGTGTAAGTTAATAATAAAATGATCACAATAACTAAGTTTAATGACGCTGGTAAAAAACCTTCAAGAAGAAAACGAAACATCCCTAATAAAAAAATAGTTGGCAAGGCAACTTTGTCACCTAAGTATTTCATCATTAAAGCGAAAAGAACCAATCGAAAATCAAAATGGACATCTAAAATAACGACCGAGAAATTGAGTAGTAAAACACCTACTAAGGTTTCTAATGCGATATAGATGACCGTTTGTTTTCTAGTTTGCCTTTCTACATTGAAATAATCTACATTTAATTTCCATAAAATATAAATGTTTAGTAATATAATCCCGATGTTAGCTAACAAACTAACAATCATTTCTATACCTCCAATAAATTGCTATAGTATTGCCTTTTTGAATCAGTCATCATCCAAACCTACTACAGAATGGCCCGCTATGACACTATCTTGAATAGTCAAGACATACTGATACGTATCGTTAGAATGTGTTTCAATTGTCACTGTATAATCCCCCTCGTTCAGTAAGGATGTCACGTGCTCTGCTAGAATGAGCTGTCCCTTCTGATAATCGGGTATAAAGTCTTCCAAGTAAACTAAATATGGCCAATTGTCTAATGTTGTCACCATCTCACCCGTTTGACTTACAATGGATACTCGCTTGATTTGATTGCCAGCGTAATCCACTGGAATCAACACCGCTTGCCCGACTTCAGTGTCTTGACTCTCGCCAAGAATCATCTGGTCAAATAAATATACATCCTGGTTCCAAGTCGCTCCCGTATTAAAGCGAAAGGTTAGCGTACCTACATTACCCATCGCTTCAACCTCTCCCAACAACCTCTCTATAACTTGCGGAAAGAAATAAACACCGTCCTCGTTTTTTTCATAGTCTTGTCCCTCTAGCATTCTCTCACCATTAAACAAAACCTCTTGTAATTCAGTTTCGTTAAATTCTAAGTTAACAAACAATTCGCCTTGAATGTCTTTAATAAAAGTCATATCTATATAAGAACCATATGCAGAACTACTAAACATTGATTGAACAACGATATCGCCAAGTTTTTCTGGTCCCCAACCGAAGGTAACGCGATTGAAATGCTGGCCATTATCCCACAACATTAAAGCAATCGGTTTATCGCGAGTCAGACCATTCATTTGTTCAATAAACTTATACGTTTCGCCGACATTATTCACTTCAGGATGACGGTCAAAACCGAGTAAACCATATTCCCCAATCAGCACACCAATCTGTTGATCCGTAAAGGTTCTCTCTAATTGGCCAATTAATTCCTCATTCAACTCTCGTTGAGTCTTTCCATCTCTAAAGGGGTCATCCAACATGGTCACACCGATATTATTACTAAATTCCCATTCCCCGTAATAGTGAATCGATGCTATTAAATAGGGGTCATTTAGCTGTTGGATCTCACTCAATAAAGCATCTAAATCTGCCTGTCGACTTTTCGATAGTAAGGTCGGCAAGACAAGCATCCGTTGTGTATTCAAGCCGCCAGATTCACGAACTACCGAATGAAATGCACGGTTAATCTTTGCTAAGCGAGTATATTGTTCAGATTCTTCCGCTTCAAAGGAAGGTTCGTTAATCGACTCAAAAAATAAGTGGTGATTATATTCGCTAAATCGGTCAGCTAACTGTGTCCAAATAGCTACAAAACGTTTGTATTCATCACTTGTTTCCTGTCCGTCCCATTGATTCAGCCATTCTGTCGAATCATGATGAAGGTTAATCAGAACGTATAAATCCTCTTCTAACGCCCATCTGACTACGTCTTCATATCTATCCAAATAATCAGAATCAATCATATACTCTGAATCCATTCGGTAATGCAAAGTCAGGGGTATGCGAATACTTTGGAAGCCTTCTGCTTTAATCGCTTGAATTAATTCGCGCGACACCTTGGGATTATCCCACGTTTGTTCACCCAAATCAGCCTCAATATCGTGACTATCAAACGTATTCCCTAAGTTCCAACCACTGCCTAAATTATTCACGTATGTCATTGAGACTGACTCCCCTGATATATTGGTTTGTTGCTGGACTATCATACTTAGCAAAACAACAAGTTTGAGTATATTCATCATATCCAATTGACTCCTTTATTCAATCCACCATTCGCCAACACCTTATTCATCGAAAATGTACCGCCAGCAAGCCGTTGAAGCGGTGCGATGGACGAACTCATTAGCACCTAGAGGCCGAATTTACTGCTTATACAAATCTTTCAACAATTCATTCGCAAAAGCCAGCTTCGCTTTCAATTGCATGTTTTCCTCTTCTAAAGCTACAAGTCTATGTTCAAGTTCAGAATCTGTTTGTTTTCGAGTATTGGTAGTAACATTTCTTTGCTCCTCGACTGTCCGTGGCAGCTTAACTCTTTCAACTACTGGTTCTTGTCGAGGTGGCTCTTCAACATAACTTTGCTCAATCGGTTCGCGAGACACTTGAGGTTCAGGTCGCAGACTCGCTTTCTCTTCGACTACCGGTTGTGTTTTTTGATAAATTGACTGAGAAGCCTTATTCGCCGTCTCAGTCTTTTGCTTGATATCCGATAAATTAATCACATCGCTGTGATAATGTGCTTTCACATCTGCATGAGGTGTCGCTAATTGGACAATTTTTTGCTGGTCCTCCACTTGATAAACACCTTCTGGCAAGTTAAATAAAGACTTGTCATCCGTTATATCGGTCGTTAAATTCAATTCTTCAACCACATCACTCATCGCTTCGGACTCATTAATATATTGTAAGAGTAATTGATTTTCTTGGCTGACACTCTCAGCACGCTCAGCGATTTCACGGTGCTTTTTCTCCATATCTATATATAAGTCATCGATATACTCTTGAACATCTTGTCGATTATATCCACCGATCCAAGCACGTTTTAATTGCATTGTTTCATTCATAATATCTACCTCTTTAGTTATTCGCTTCGATAAAACGGGAAAAATTCTTCAGTTAAGTTCTGAGGCGTATAAGTCACAAATATATAATCATAATCCCCATCCTCAATAATTTCTTCAATACTTCCGCCATAGTAACGAGGATCAACCATCGTTGTTTGTTGAGTACCAACACTTAAAAAGGACGCAACAGGAACAATCATCGAATCTTTAATAAACAAGACTTTAGGCATCTCTTCACTGTCATCTTGTAAATTAGTGACTTGAACAATGCCAGGATTCCCATCCATATAGGTAAAGAATTTATCACTCGTCGGGTCATATTTATTTTTGCCCGATCTTAAAATACTCGTATTCAATAATGATTCTTCAAAACGACCTTGTCGGGTTATGTCTAGAGTCGAGGACTGTTCGTAAACATGAAAGTTGGTTTCGAATTTTGGATAGATTAAAGTAAAATCATCAATGCCAGTATACAACTGTCCTACACTTCGCCCCATTGAACCGAGATACGCGTCTTCATAAACAATTTGGTTATAATTAGTTAAGTCTGTTGTTATCTCTTTATTATTGAATTCAAACCCATACCGCTCTTCTAATTCATTCACTAACTGTGTAAACGCCCAAAAAGTTACATCCGTCTTCCAGTGATGATCTGTCTTATAGAAACTGTCTGCTATACTTATATTTTGCTCTTTCATCAAAGAACGGTAATCAATATAGGTAATTTGAAAATCATCCAAATAACTTAAAAATTGATCTGCTGTCTCATTCGCGTAATTATAAGGAATACCCGTATCAAAATTTGTCACTCCGACTTCAAACTTATCTGGTGTCATTAAGTAAATGACTTCAGCGCCTAAGTCTTTAGCAACACTATTCAATCGACCCATCCGAGAGGCTAATTCAATCGTTTCGTTCGGCCCCGTCGTAAAGTAAGTATAATGCATATTCCCCTCATCATCACGAACAGAAGAAAAATTACTCACCTCGTGTTTTAAAAGCAACTTTTGAATATAACCATAGCCTTCTACATAAAGGTATCGATCAGAGACTTGATCATTTAACAAAGCGCTCATATCATTGACAAAATTCGGAAGCTCATCAACTTCATCTTCAGTTTGATTGAAAAATGCTTCCACATGATTCAATATAACCTCATGGTTTTCCTTAATATTTGCCCAGGCAGAATAAAAGATAAAAGCAAAAAATAAACACGCTGTGACTATTTTTTTAATTCTTAATGGTATCATCTTTCATCCTCCTAAAATTGGAAATAGATAAAGGAATTGTAAGTCCCTTTAACGAGATACGAGACGGATACAA from Aerococcaceae bacterium DSM 111021 includes these protein-coding regions:
- a CDS encoding magnesium transporter CorA family protein gives rise to the protein MYSNLHDELQQQKAAIDDLNNKAKNSTSGDVLRKVADTERNLVILEHTIETLDETVTELLATETFTNKLNNSALEYDLKWYNRQVMKLVHVYRDLLDSVSSLFSDLVSDNLNKLMKFLNSLSLVLASASLISEFWGINAGGLPGENSDYGTLGVLILVVISTASMAIFLKKKDYF
- the uvsE gene encoding UV DNA damage repair endonuclease UvsE, which codes for MNQDVRIGYACLNPDISQGFKTCRFDNLTHDKWIELIEWNLATLEEMIAYTVDHGIGLLRLSSDLIPFATKPKEGVDLDWKEYFESTFNRIKDKIQSTQLRISMHPGQYTVLNSMDMNVVDRAIDDLEYHAEVLELLGGNQANKIIIHIGGVYGDKEAAMARFIDQANQLSKRVRAHLVIENDERLYSIHDVLTISEQTGLPVIFDNLHHEVRRPDDPTPMAEYIQVAGQTFQEADGRQKIHYSQQAPVKKAGAHSQTIAIQPFIAFLKQLPDMYPLDIMLEVKDKNRSAEKIQVYLDQDVAAAEKLWAKRKYSVLAKSAGIYQKIRDVLKDKQHVNFLLFIQLLEEAEVMSENVGAEVNAAQHIWGYFNKQATSKETATYQKNIARYQANEITSRQLRQFFKRLLKKYPNDYLEKSLYFNE
- a CDS encoding ABC transporter ATP-binding protein; translated protein: MKKAIEVKNVSKTFDDGRKEITALKDTNFSVEEGEFVAIIGPSGSGKSTFLTIIGGLQAPSKGEVLINGNKFSEENDKKRTKLRFKEIGFILQASNLIPFLTVEDQLRLVNKIEKKAFEKDRVDSLLEQLDITDLRDKYPSDLSGGERQRVAIARALFHDPSVILADEPTASLDSSRAFEVVEILAKQTKEQKKATIMVTHDERLIKHCDKVYYMEDGELRLDTDNNK
- a CDS encoding ABC transporter permease; the encoded protein is MFLAWKEIKYAKTRFSLIVGVLVLVSYLVYFLTGLAFGLAQDNRTSVDKWEAQAIVLADEANSNINMSMMPQGLINDIEADEIAVLGQTASVVSRDDQTEAEQEENKISVTFFGIDSEQFIAPNIVEGEMFQEDFQVVADISIHEEFGIEIGDVLNLAGNDEQVEVVGFTDNAKFNVAPVLYTTVSTYQDVRFEAIDDSDEGRVSAFIIRDDDLDSVELDNEDLELSTISEYIEEIPGYTAQVLTFGLMIIFLIIIAAVVIGIFMYVLTVQKSSMFGVMKAQGISTKYIATSVVSQTFILSVIGVAIGLVLTMGTAMVLPSTVPFAFNMYFILIITVLIVLFALLGAFFSVRTVAKIDPLEAIG
- a CDS encoding TetR/AcrR family transcriptional regulator, whose product is MTSKEISTRQMIIDTARKKFMTDGYKATSTRHIAKEVGITQPNLYYHFQNKETLYISVLEQVGNEVNNQLSYIAHNSDLSLQESLNLMTNYLQNNDPIDIYTMMKDMDSDLSAESKSKLYTIFLKGYQQPFIDLFEENITKLRSDLVAEQIASHYFLVIAPYISPDMQTHKFVSTENIIDLFLNGIKI
- a CDS encoding DUF2130 domain-containing protein; the protein is MNEIKCPHCGTLFTIDEAGYADILAQVRTKEFNEEIHEKLEQINAQHESNLALVEEKTKNTFDKQVSEKDKEIAELKNKTTALEKDKELELQQALAAKDKELTELNARVQAIENEKKLELSEINSAKEKALMELNSRISLQEKERELELNSLKEKFDTEIKMKDETIAFYKDFKAKQSTKMVGETLEQHCEIEFNRLRMTAFKNAQFGKDNDIKSGSKGDYIYREHDEYGNEIISIMFEMKNEGDETATKKKNEHFFKQLDKNRNDKKCEYAILVSMLESDNELYNNGIVDVSYEYEKMYVIRPQFFIPIITLLRNAAMNSLEYKQEVALMREQNIDITNFEEDLDTFKSAFARNYDLASRKFKTAIDEIDKTITHLQKTKDALVSSENNLRLANNKADDLTVKKLVRKNPTMKAKFDALN